Proteins found in one Mytilus edulis chromosome 2, xbMytEdul2.2, whole genome shotgun sequence genomic segment:
- the LOC139512735 gene encoding methionine synthase reductase-like isoform X1: MPVSTKNRFLLLYGSQTGQAKAISEEIVEKAEKFNLTADLHCLSQTEKKFNIEREHCIVIVTSTTGDGEPPDTAQKFVRRLKKKTLPSNHLENLNYALLGLGDSNYTNFCNNGKTIDRRLEQLGAKRFYESGWADDAVGLEIAAEPWMESLFPAIQKFLSVNIHTTSCDSIDTSCRTNQSGSNENGHNKKEDLQENRLESKTIPGLHSDESSPALTHLNEIIKPVSPTDSCCDKTTEVTSPKLNSLTNVNNLSSSLLSKSDSDTGTDINIESNAHINRTDNRTLITKSKLNLNQQNEIQTLDKGECQPSLTTSLPPLSESSVSVPVLSAAYLKLEYLNNETVNLTEIPLQNGCPMPSASSEITMARVTSSSVLTKEEAVKKTLCLKLNTQKKMMEYLPGDSISVVVENDVNEVEALLKRLSVLKCADTTCSLTVIEGTKKKNPSVPSHIPPMCTLRHIFTTCVDIREPPKKALFRALVEYTSDQGQKRRIQELCSKQGAADYTQFVRQPSLSLMDILNAFPSCIPPVERLLEHLPRLQPRPYSVCSSPLVNPGIIEIVFNVINIPVGEGRSYHRNGVCTGMLDKITQNVQIKGAFQEDRVDDLSNTLEKLAINDKIQVPIFTRTNQHFHMSDDLSIPIIMVGPGTGVAPFVGFLRHRQALRKDMSDPELYGNTWLFYGCRHEKSDYIYRKELEDFQSTGILSRLCVCFSRDNQLQKSPQYVQDNIRNNSTELSILIMEKNATVFVCGDAKNMAKDVNEAFVSVIQSYKGCTAEEAKIELMKMRLHKKYLEDVWT, translated from the exons ATGCCTGTTTCCACCAAAAATAGGTTTCTGCTATTGTATGGTTCCCAGACAGGACAGGCTAAAGCTATATCGGAGGAGATTGTCGAAAAGGCAGAGAAATTTAATCTTACAGCTGATCTACATTGCCTTAGTCAGACAGAAAAGAAA TTTAATATAGAACGAGAACATTGTATTGTCATAGTTACATCTACAACAGGGGATGGAGAGCCACCAGACACAGCACAAAAATTTGTTAGACGTCTCAAGAAGAAGACACTCCCTTCAAATCATTTAGAGAATCTCAACTATGCACTCTTAG gTCTTGGTGATTCAAACTACACTAACTTCTGTAATAATGGTAAAACAATAGACAGACGATTGGAACAACTTGGTGCTAAAAGATTTTATGAATCTGGTTGGGCAGACGATGCTGTAGG ACTTGAAATAGCTGCTGAACCATGGATGGAGAGTTTATTTCCAGCTATTCAGAAATTTCTGTCTGTTAATATTCATACAACAAGCTGTGACAGCATAGATACCAGTTGTAGAACAAATCAGTCTGGATCAAATGAAAATGgacataataaaaaagaagatcttCAGGAAAATAGACTTGAATCCAAAACAATACCTGGTTTACATTCCGATGAAAGCAGTCCAGCTTTAACGCAtcttaatgaaataataaaaccaGTCTCTCCTACAGATAGTTGTTGTGATAAAACAACAGAAGTGACTTCACCTAAACTTAATTCTCTCACAAATGTCAATAATTTATCTTCTAGTCTTTTAAGTAAAAGTGACAGTGACACTGGtacagatataaatattgaaagtAATGCACACATCAACAGAACTGATAATAGAACACTTATAACAAAATCCAAACTAAATTTAAATcaacaaaatgaaatacaaacattGGATAAAGGAGAATGTCAGCCATCGTTAACAACTTCTCTACCTCCTTTGTCGGAGAGTTCAGTGTCAGTACCAGTATTGTCAGCTGCATATCTTAAacttgaatatttgaataatgaaactGTA AATTTGACTGAAATTCCACTTCAAAATGGCTGCCCTATGCCATCTGCATCTAGTGAAATAACCATGGCAAGAGTTACATCATCATCAGTATTAACAAAGGAAGAGGCAGTTAAGAAAACATTATGTTTAAAACTGAACACACAG aaaaaaatgaTGGAATATTTGCCAGGTGATAGTATATCAGTTGTAGTAGAAAATGATGTGAATGAGGTTGAAGCCTTGTTAAAAAG GCTTAGTGTTTTGAAGTGTGCTGATACAACATGCTCTTTAACTGTGATAGAAGGAACAAAGAAAAAGAATCCTTCAGTGCCCTCACACATACCACCAATGTGTACACTAAGGCATATCTTTACTACATGTGTAGATATAAGAGAACCTCCTAAAAAG GCATTATTTAGAGCATTAGTTGAATACACATCAGATCAAGGTCAGAAGAGAAGGATACAAGAATTATGTAGTAAACAAGGAGCTGCTGACTACACCCAATTTGTAAGGCAGCCATCTTTGTCTTTGATGGACATCTTAAATGCCTTCCCATCATGCATTCCTCCTGTGGAGCGACTTCTTG aaCATCTGCCAAGATTACAGCCAAGACCTTATTCTGTGTGCAG TTCTCCTTTGGTAAACCCAGGAATTATTGAGATTGTGTTCAATGTTATAAATATACCAGTTGGAGAAGGCAGGTCCTATCATAGGAATGGTGTATGTACTGGTATGTTAGATAAGATAACACAGAATGTACAGATAAAAGGGGCTTTTCAGGAGGATAGAGTTGATGATCTGTCAAATACTCTAGAGAAACTTGCCATCAATGACAAAATACAG GTTCCAATATTTACAAGAACAAACCAGCATTTTCACATGTCAGATGATCTCAGTATACCTATTATTATGGTAGGACCAGGAACAGGTGTGGCCCCATTTGTAGGCTTCCTACGACACAGACAGGCTCTAAGGAAAGATATGTCTGATCCAGAGCTGTATGGGAACACATGGTTATTTTATGGATGTAGACATGAGAAAAGTGACTATATCTATAG GAAAGAACTTGAAGATTTTCAGTCCACTGGTATTTTATCTCGACTTTGTGTGTGTTTCTCTCGTGACAATCAACTACAGAAATCACCACAATATGTACAGGATAACATAAGAAATAACTCTACAGAGTTATCTATCTTGATAATGGAGAAAAATGCCACAGTGTTTGTCTGTGGGGATGCCAAAAACATGGCCAAAGATGTGAATGAAGCATTTGTCTCAGTTATACAGTCATATAAAG GATGTACAGCAGAAGAAGCTAAGATAGAACTTATGAAAATGAGGCTACACAAGAAATATTTAGAAGATGTCTGGACATAA
- the LOC139512735 gene encoding methionine synthase reductase-like isoform X2, producing the protein MPVSTKNRFLLLYGSQTGQAKAISEEIVEKAEKFNLTADLHCLSQTEKKFNIEREHCIVIVTSTTGDGEPPDTAQKFVRRLKKKTLPSNHLENLNYALLGLGDSNYTNFCNNGKTIDRRLEQLGAKRFYESGWADDAVGLEIAAEPWMESLFPAIQKFLSVNIHTTSCDSIDTSCRTNQSGSNENRLESKTIPGLHSDESSPALTHLNEIIKPVSPTDSCCDKTTEVTSPKLNSLTNVNNLSSSLLSKSDSDTGTDINIESNAHINRTDNRTLITKSKLNLNQQNEIQTLDKGECQPSLTTSLPPLSESSVSVPVLSAAYLKLEYLNNETVNLTEIPLQNGCPMPSASSEITMARVTSSSVLTKEEAVKKTLCLKLNTQKKMMEYLPGDSISVVVENDVNEVEALLKRLSVLKCADTTCSLTVIEGTKKKNPSVPSHIPPMCTLRHIFTTCVDIREPPKKALFRALVEYTSDQGQKRRIQELCSKQGAADYTQFVRQPSLSLMDILNAFPSCIPPVERLLEHLPRLQPRPYSVCSSPLVNPGIIEIVFNVINIPVGEGRSYHRNGVCTGMLDKITQNVQIKGAFQEDRVDDLSNTLEKLAINDKIQVPIFTRTNQHFHMSDDLSIPIIMVGPGTGVAPFVGFLRHRQALRKDMSDPELYGNTWLFYGCRHEKSDYIYRKELEDFQSTGILSRLCVCFSRDNQLQKSPQYVQDNIRNNSTELSILIMEKNATVFVCGDAKNMAKDVNEAFVSVIQSYKGCTAEEAKIELMKMRLHKKYLEDVWT; encoded by the exons ATGCCTGTTTCCACCAAAAATAGGTTTCTGCTATTGTATGGTTCCCAGACAGGACAGGCTAAAGCTATATCGGAGGAGATTGTCGAAAAGGCAGAGAAATTTAATCTTACAGCTGATCTACATTGCCTTAGTCAGACAGAAAAGAAA TTTAATATAGAACGAGAACATTGTATTGTCATAGTTACATCTACAACAGGGGATGGAGAGCCACCAGACACAGCACAAAAATTTGTTAGACGTCTCAAGAAGAAGACACTCCCTTCAAATCATTTAGAGAATCTCAACTATGCACTCTTAG gTCTTGGTGATTCAAACTACACTAACTTCTGTAATAATGGTAAAACAATAGACAGACGATTGGAACAACTTGGTGCTAAAAGATTTTATGAATCTGGTTGGGCAGACGATGCTGTAGG ACTTGAAATAGCTGCTGAACCATGGATGGAGAGTTTATTTCCAGCTATTCAGAAATTTCTGTCTGTTAATATTCATACAACAAGCTGTGACAGCATAGATACCAGTTGTAGAACAAATCAGTCTGGATCAAAT GAAAATAGACTTGAATCCAAAACAATACCTGGTTTACATTCCGATGAAAGCAGTCCAGCTTTAACGCAtcttaatgaaataataaaaccaGTCTCTCCTACAGATAGTTGTTGTGATAAAACAACAGAAGTGACTTCACCTAAACTTAATTCTCTCACAAATGTCAATAATTTATCTTCTAGTCTTTTAAGTAAAAGTGACAGTGACACTGGtacagatataaatattgaaagtAATGCACACATCAACAGAACTGATAATAGAACACTTATAACAAAATCCAAACTAAATTTAAATcaacaaaatgaaatacaaacattGGATAAAGGAGAATGTCAGCCATCGTTAACAACTTCTCTACCTCCTTTGTCGGAGAGTTCAGTGTCAGTACCAGTATTGTCAGCTGCATATCTTAAacttgaatatttgaataatgaaactGTA AATTTGACTGAAATTCCACTTCAAAATGGCTGCCCTATGCCATCTGCATCTAGTGAAATAACCATGGCAAGAGTTACATCATCATCAGTATTAACAAAGGAAGAGGCAGTTAAGAAAACATTATGTTTAAAACTGAACACACAG aaaaaaatgaTGGAATATTTGCCAGGTGATAGTATATCAGTTGTAGTAGAAAATGATGTGAATGAGGTTGAAGCCTTGTTAAAAAG GCTTAGTGTTTTGAAGTGTGCTGATACAACATGCTCTTTAACTGTGATAGAAGGAACAAAGAAAAAGAATCCTTCAGTGCCCTCACACATACCACCAATGTGTACACTAAGGCATATCTTTACTACATGTGTAGATATAAGAGAACCTCCTAAAAAG GCATTATTTAGAGCATTAGTTGAATACACATCAGATCAAGGTCAGAAGAGAAGGATACAAGAATTATGTAGTAAACAAGGAGCTGCTGACTACACCCAATTTGTAAGGCAGCCATCTTTGTCTTTGATGGACATCTTAAATGCCTTCCCATCATGCATTCCTCCTGTGGAGCGACTTCTTG aaCATCTGCCAAGATTACAGCCAAGACCTTATTCTGTGTGCAG TTCTCCTTTGGTAAACCCAGGAATTATTGAGATTGTGTTCAATGTTATAAATATACCAGTTGGAGAAGGCAGGTCCTATCATAGGAATGGTGTATGTACTGGTATGTTAGATAAGATAACACAGAATGTACAGATAAAAGGGGCTTTTCAGGAGGATAGAGTTGATGATCTGTCAAATACTCTAGAGAAACTTGCCATCAATGACAAAATACAG GTTCCAATATTTACAAGAACAAACCAGCATTTTCACATGTCAGATGATCTCAGTATACCTATTATTATGGTAGGACCAGGAACAGGTGTGGCCCCATTTGTAGGCTTCCTACGACACAGACAGGCTCTAAGGAAAGATATGTCTGATCCAGAGCTGTATGGGAACACATGGTTATTTTATGGATGTAGACATGAGAAAAGTGACTATATCTATAG GAAAGAACTTGAAGATTTTCAGTCCACTGGTATTTTATCTCGACTTTGTGTGTGTTTCTCTCGTGACAATCAACTACAGAAATCACCACAATATGTACAGGATAACATAAGAAATAACTCTACAGAGTTATCTATCTTGATAATGGAGAAAAATGCCACAGTGTTTGTCTGTGGGGATGCCAAAAACATGGCCAAAGATGTGAATGAAGCATTTGTCTCAGTTATACAGTCATATAAAG GATGTACAGCAGAAGAAGCTAAGATAGAACTTATGAAAATGAGGCTACACAAGAAATATTTAGAAGATGTCTGGACATAA